The following proteins are co-located in the Nocardia bhagyanarayanae genome:
- a CDS encoding flavin-containing monooxygenase codes for MTEPNPLDLGTEDLDRLAQKLASGNIPSLVAMLYQLTGDDRWLADPYRPRRAPQIDNNDDGGLAPDIRAEICAAAATALRAWSAGQPPAVPAPTGDLLLRLMSLVAGEPVHADFEPMMADELGFRPHVPRRPTEVKRPMRVAIIGAGISGLLAARAMDLAGVEHVVFEKNGDVGGTWLENHYPGCGVDTPSQLYSFSFYQRDWSQHFGKRDEVEGYLRDMAAECVDRSVIRFGHEVTEAEWDEVERLWQLRVTEPGGDSVTVVADVVITATGQLNRPKMPDVAGAENFGGLLFHSARWPENLDLTGRRVSVVGSGATAMQIVPAIVGDVESLTVYQRSPHWIAPSNDYFRAIDSDVHWLNRHLPFYRRWNRFRLAWTFNDRVHPSLHVDPEWDGGGHSINRVNDRHRQYFTRYLTEQLDGRPDLIAKTLPDYPPYGKRMLLDNGWFAALREPHVELVTDGVAELTATGVLAADGTERPADIVVMATGFQARRPLYPITVRGRDGRLLHEIWGEEDARAYLGVTAPGFPNLFLTYGPNSNIGHGGSFITIAECQVRYIADLVCTMIERDLATVECKQEVHDRYNQELDEAHARMIWSYGGMRSWYRNAAGRVVTNMPWRVADYWRMTHRVELTDFHTEGAVVEARR; via the coding sequence ATGACCGAACCGAACCCGCTCGACTTGGGCACCGAAGACCTCGACCGGCTCGCGCAGAAGCTCGCGTCCGGCAATATCCCGAGCCTGGTCGCGATGCTCTACCAGCTGACCGGCGACGACCGCTGGCTCGCCGACCCCTACCGGCCGCGGCGCGCGCCGCAGATCGACAACAACGACGACGGCGGACTCGCCCCAGACATCCGCGCCGAGATCTGCGCGGCAGCGGCCACCGCGCTGCGGGCGTGGTCGGCGGGACAGCCGCCCGCGGTGCCCGCGCCGACCGGAGATCTACTGCTGCGACTGATGTCGCTGGTCGCCGGTGAACCCGTGCACGCGGATTTCGAACCGATGATGGCCGACGAACTCGGCTTCCGCCCGCACGTACCGCGCAGGCCGACCGAGGTGAAACGGCCCATGCGCGTGGCGATCATCGGCGCCGGAATATCCGGCCTGCTCGCCGCCCGGGCGATGGATCTGGCCGGCGTCGAGCACGTGGTGTTCGAGAAGAACGGGGACGTCGGTGGCACCTGGCTGGAGAACCACTACCCCGGCTGCGGTGTGGATACGCCCAGTCAGCTGTACTCCTTCTCGTTCTATCAGCGCGACTGGTCCCAGCACTTCGGCAAGCGCGACGAGGTCGAGGGCTATCTGCGGGATATGGCGGCCGAGTGCGTCGACCGTTCGGTGATCCGATTCGGGCACGAGGTCACCGAGGCCGAGTGGGACGAGGTCGAACGGCTCTGGCAGTTGCGGGTCACCGAGCCCGGCGGCGACAGCGTCACCGTCGTCGCCGATGTGGTGATCACCGCGACCGGGCAGCTGAATCGGCCCAAGATGCCCGACGTGGCGGGCGCCGAGAACTTCGGTGGGCTGCTGTTCCATTCGGCGCGCTGGCCGGAAAACCTCGACCTGACCGGGCGGCGGGTCAGCGTTGTCGGATCGGGCGCCACCGCGATGCAGATCGTCCCGGCGATCGTCGGCGACGTCGAATCGCTGACGGTGTATCAACGTTCGCCGCACTGGATCGCACCGAGCAACGACTACTTCCGGGCGATCGACAGCGACGTCCACTGGCTCAACCGGCACCTGCCGTTCTACCGCCGATGGAACCGCTTCCGGCTGGCCTGGACCTTCAACGACCGCGTGCACCCCTCACTGCACGTCGACCCCGAGTGGGACGGCGGCGGACACTCGATCAACCGGGTGAACGACCGGCATCGGCAGTACTTCACCCGCTACCTCACCGAACAGCTCGACGGTCGGCCCGACCTCATCGCCAAGACGCTGCCCGACTACCCGCCCTACGGGAAGCGGATGCTGCTGGACAACGGCTGGTTCGCCGCGCTGCGCGAACCGCACGTGGAGCTCGTGACCGACGGCGTCGCCGAGCTGACCGCTACGGGAGTGCTCGCCGCCGACGGCACCGAACGGCCGGCCGACATCGTCGTCATGGCAACAGGTTTCCAAGCGCGCCGCCCGCTGTACCCGATCACGGTACGTGGCCGCGACGGTCGCCTGCTGCACGAGATCTGGGGCGAGGAGGACGCGCGCGCCTACCTCGGCGTCACCGCGCCGGGGTTCCCCAATCTTTTCCTGACCTACGGCCCCAACAGCAATATCGGCCACGGCGGCAGCTTCATCACGATCGCGGAATGCCAGGTGCGCTATATCGCCGATCTGGTGTGCACCATGATCGAACGCGACCTGGCCACTGTCGAGTGCAAGCAGGAGGTGCACGACCGGTACAACCAGGAACTCGACGAGGCCCACGCCCGGATGATCTGGAGCTACGGCGGCATGCGCAGCTGGTATCGCAACGCCGCGGGGCGCGTGGTCACCAACATGCCCTGGCGGGTCGCCGACTATTGGCGCATGACGCATCGAGTCGAGCTAACCGACTTCCACACCGAGGGCGCGGTGGTCGAGGCTCGCCGCTGA
- a CDS encoding acyl-CoA dehydrogenase family protein — translation MNATTAVDRDLSDMMSAVFARYREQHPPEKVATWDDGLWSALTDLGLTRLTGSEATGGSGAGWTEAAELLRAAATHGVRVPLAEHDLLACRLLDDAGLPVDEERRTVCVLDRTGTARGVPWAEEADRVVTVWRADGNYLVADVATAELRITGGVNTAGEPRDTVTADLAQLTGIAVPDTAIEQLWLRGALARGLQVCAALDRILELSVTHASERVQFGRPLAKFQAVQTLVADIAAQASLARAATEAALAAAIRTDWRGPELDFLVAVARSCAGHAASVVVRNAHQVHGAMGTTLEHRLHEFTGAALAWRSEFGSVGFWDDKLTTAALAAGRDGLWPLITA, via the coding sequence ATGAACGCCACGACCGCGGTCGACCGCGACCTCTCCGACATGATGTCGGCGGTGTTCGCCCGATACCGCGAACAGCACCCACCGGAAAAGGTCGCCACCTGGGACGACGGACTGTGGTCCGCACTCACCGACCTCGGCCTGACCCGGCTGACCGGCAGCGAGGCGACCGGGGGCAGCGGTGCGGGATGGACCGAGGCCGCGGAACTGTTGCGCGCCGCGGCGACGCACGGCGTGCGGGTTCCCCTCGCCGAGCACGACCTGCTCGCCTGCCGGCTGCTCGACGACGCGGGCCTGCCCGTCGACGAAGAGCGCCGCACCGTGTGCGTTCTCGATCGCACCGGCACCGCCCGCGGTGTGCCGTGGGCCGAGGAAGCCGACCGAGTCGTGACCGTGTGGCGGGCCGACGGGAATTACCTGGTGGCCGACGTCGCCACCGCCGAATTGCGGATCACCGGAGGCGTCAACACCGCGGGCGAACCGCGCGACACCGTGACCGCGGACCTGGCCCAGCTGACCGGTATCGCGGTGCCGGACACCGCGATCGAGCAACTGTGGCTGCGCGGCGCGCTGGCCCGCGGACTGCAGGTGTGCGCGGCACTGGACCGCATTCTCGAACTGTCGGTCACGCACGCGAGCGAACGCGTCCAGTTCGGTCGCCCGCTCGCGAAATTCCAGGCCGTGCAAACCCTCGTCGCCGACATCGCCGCGCAGGCGTCGCTGGCCAGGGCCGCGACCGAGGCCGCCCTTGCGGCGGCCATCCGCACCGACTGGCGCGGTCCAGAACTGGATTTCCTTGTCGCGGTGGCTCGTTCGTGCGCCGGTCACGCCGCCTCGGTGGTGGTGCGCAATGCCCATCAGGTGCACGGTGCGATGGGCACCACGCTCGAACATCGGCTGCACGAGTTCACCGGCGCCGCGCTCGCTTGGCGCTCGGAGTTCGGCTCGGTCGGCTTCTGGGACGACAAGCTCACCACCGCCGCGCTCGCGGCGGGCCGCGACGGACTCTGGCCACTGATCACCGCCTAA
- a CDS encoding acyl-CoA dehydrogenase family protein codes for MTIPRLVPAVTENPHATDGLRAEVRAFLAEHRAKGALDAAIDTWLTGWDEDFTRALAARGWLGMTVPTEYGGHGRSFVERFAVTEELLAAGAPVAAHWTADRQIVPSLLKYGSEIQKRKFLPAIARGECFFAIGMSEPDSGSDLASVATKAVRVEGGWSITGAKVWTSGAHRADAFICLARTAPVDPAHRHDGLSQFLVDLRAPGVDIRPIISMSRAHHFNEVVLDEVFVADDMVFGTIGNGWQQVTSELGFERSGPERFLSTFALLAETAEHMGSGAVTRHTDLGRLTARVAALHQMSSAVAGALEREEPAADTAAAVVKVLGTTTEGDIADFADLLTDADSPAPYRALTDDAVRQRPGFTLRGGTNEVLRGVIARGLGMR; via the coding sequence ATGACCATCCCCCGACTGGTTCCCGCGGTCACCGAGAATCCGCACGCCACCGACGGCTTGCGCGCCGAGGTCCGCGCCTTCCTCGCCGAACACCGCGCGAAGGGCGCCCTCGATGCCGCGATCGACACCTGGTTGACCGGCTGGGACGAGGACTTCACCCGCGCGCTGGCCGCCCGAGGCTGGCTCGGCATGACCGTGCCGACCGAATACGGCGGCCACGGGCGCAGTTTCGTCGAACGGTTCGCCGTCACCGAGGAGCTGCTGGCCGCGGGCGCGCCGGTGGCCGCCCACTGGACCGCCGACCGGCAGATCGTTCCCTCCTTGCTGAAATACGGGAGCGAAATCCAGAAGCGCAAATTCCTGCCCGCGATCGCCAGGGGCGAGTGCTTCTTCGCCATCGGCATGAGCGAGCCCGATTCCGGCTCGGATCTGGCCAGCGTCGCGACGAAAGCTGTTCGGGTGGAAGGCGGTTGGTCGATCACCGGAGCGAAGGTGTGGACCTCCGGCGCGCACCGGGCCGACGCGTTCATCTGCCTGGCCCGCACGGCACCGGTCGATCCCGCCCACCGGCACGATGGACTGAGCCAATTCCTCGTCGATCTGCGCGCGCCCGGTGTCGACATCCGGCCGATCATCTCGATGAGCCGCGCGCACCATTTCAACGAGGTGGTGCTCGACGAGGTGTTCGTCGCCGACGACATGGTCTTCGGCACCATCGGAAACGGTTGGCAGCAGGTCACTTCCGAGCTCGGCTTCGAACGCAGCGGGCCGGAGCGCTTCCTGTCGACCTTCGCGTTGCTTGCCGAAACCGCCGAACACATGGGCTCGGGTGCGGTGACCCGCCACACCGACCTGGGCCGCCTGACCGCCCGGGTCGCGGCGTTGCATCAGATGTCGAGCGCCGTCGCCGGGGCGCTCGAACGCGAAGAACCCGCCGCCGACACCGCCGCCGCGGTGGTCAAGGTACTCGGGACCACCACCGAAGGCGATATCGCCGATTTCGCCGATCTGCTGACCGATGCCGATTCGCCCGCGCCCTACCGCGCACTCACCGACGACGCGGTCCGCCAACGCCCCGGTTTCACCCTCCGCGGCGGCACCAACGAAGTTCTGCGCGGCGTCATCGCGCGGGGATTGGGGATGCGCTGA
- a CDS encoding SDR family oxidoreductase, with the protein MTIALVTGAARGIGAAIAHRLAAAGHRLVLVDLNPAVRDSAAAMDAVAVEADIATAPGRAAIRDAVHAAGEPLGVLVNNAGITRDALVADLTEDMFRQVTRINLGATYELTSALAADMADDGAVVNIGSRAHLGNVGQFNYAMSKAGIVGLTRSLALAYAPRLRVNAVAPGFIATDMTDAMPVRVRERIVSRVPLRKPGRPEDIAGAVAWLASPEARYVTGQLVYCCGGRSYGTTEGTAT; encoded by the coding sequence ATGACCATCGCACTCGTCACCGGCGCCGCCCGCGGCATCGGCGCCGCCATCGCCCACCGGCTCGCCGCCGCCGGGCATCGCCTCGTCCTCGTCGATCTGAATCCGGCGGTGCGCGACAGCGCCGCGGCCATGGACGCGGTGGCCGTCGAGGCCGACATCGCCACCGCACCGGGTCGCGCGGCCATCCGTGACGCCGTCCACGCAGCCGGTGAACCGCTCGGCGTCCTGGTCAACAACGCCGGAATCACCCGCGACGCGCTCGTCGCCGACCTGACCGAGGACATGTTCCGGCAGGTCACCCGGATCAACCTGGGCGCGACCTACGAACTGACCAGCGCGCTCGCCGCCGACATGGCCGACGACGGCGCGGTGGTGAACATCGGCTCACGGGCGCACCTCGGCAATGTCGGGCAGTTCAACTACGCCATGTCCAAAGCCGGAATCGTCGGTCTCACCAGGTCTCTCGCACTCGCCTACGCCCCGCGGTTGCGGGTCAACGCGGTCGCTCCCGGTTTCATCGCCACCGACATGACCGACGCGATGCCCGTCCGCGTCCGCGAGCGCATCGTGTCGCGCGTTCCGCTGCGCAAGCCGGGACGGCCCGAGGACATCGCGGGCGCGGTCGCCTGGCTCGCCTCCCCCGAAGCGCGCTACGTGACCGGCCAGCTCGTCTACTGCTGCGGCGGGCGCAGCTACGGGACGACGGAAGGAACAGCCACATGA
- a CDS encoding MaoC/PaaZ C-terminal domain-containing protein: MTGMWFDDAELGMRFDTARRTVTEADVVNFCGVSGDFHTLHTDAEAMRDSHFGERIAHGALILSMVTGLRGRLNIFGDSLLAFAEIRGWRFLRPVLIGDTIRAANEIVELRPTSKTDRGVMVQRVEVYNQHDVLVQEGEMVSLLKRAVPA, from the coding sequence ATGACCGGAATGTGGTTCGACGACGCCGAGCTCGGCATGCGATTCGACACCGCGCGGCGCACCGTCACCGAGGCCGACGTCGTCAACTTCTGCGGTGTCTCCGGCGACTTCCACACGCTGCACACCGACGCGGAAGCCATGCGCGACAGCCACTTCGGCGAGCGGATCGCGCACGGTGCGCTGATCCTGTCGATGGTCACCGGCTTGCGGGGGCGGCTGAACATCTTCGGCGACTCGCTGCTGGCGTTCGCGGAGATCCGCGGCTGGCGTTTCCTCCGTCCCGTCCTGATCGGCGACACCATCCGCGCCGCCAACGAGATCGTCGAGTTGCGACCCACCTCCAAGACCGACCGCGGGGTGATGGTGCAGCGCGTCGAGGTCTACAACCAGCACGACGTGCTGGTGCAGGAAGGCGAGATGGTCTCCCTGCTGAAGCGGGCGGTGCCGGCATGA
- a CDS encoding MFS transporter, with translation MDTLPTDHQPVDPVATAPVGENGARQRGRVYFASAVGSAIEYYDFLIYATAASLVFGPVFFAGASPAVGVIASFGTLAIGYVARPLGGIVFGYFGDRVGRKSTLIWTLTLMGVATAAIGVVPTPDRIGVLAPCLLVAFRIVQGIAVGGEWAGAVLMSVEHARTESRGLFGSATQTGSAVGLLLSFAAYAALGGLSEEQFLSWGWRLPFLATIVLLGIGMYVRLSIVESPVMLAQQRSAAGKGGPAPLVALLRRRPLRVLLGIGVYAGPFMAYATATSFLVTYATTRYGVPRHLMLNALMIATAGMLVTIPLFAALSDRVGRRPVYITATLFTVVHAFTVVPLVTSGSFPLVLAAYVIGLTLLNAAVLGPVGALLAELFPTSSRYTGVSLAYQFSGVIGGGLGPLLAATFVAPGGPGILAVSAMIAAFCLVSAGCVWALGETRRADLYGVGD, from the coding sequence ATGGACACCTTGCCCACCGATCACCAACCGGTCGACCCCGTGGCGACCGCGCCCGTCGGCGAGAACGGGGCCCGCCAGCGCGGCCGCGTCTACTTCGCGAGCGCCGTCGGCAGCGCGATCGAGTACTACGACTTCCTGATCTACGCCACCGCGGCCAGCCTGGTCTTCGGTCCCGTGTTCTTCGCGGGTGCCAGTCCGGCCGTCGGGGTGATCGCCTCCTTCGGCACGCTCGCGATCGGGTATGTGGCCCGGCCCCTGGGGGGCATCGTGTTCGGGTACTTCGGGGACCGCGTCGGCCGCAAGTCCACCCTGATCTGGACACTCACGCTGATGGGTGTCGCGACCGCGGCCATCGGGGTGGTGCCGACGCCGGACCGGATCGGCGTGCTCGCGCCGTGCCTGCTCGTCGCGTTCCGGATCGTGCAGGGCATCGCCGTCGGTGGCGAGTGGGCGGGGGCGGTCCTGATGTCGGTGGAACATGCGCGCACAGAGTCCCGCGGCCTGTTCGGCAGCGCCACCCAAACCGGGTCCGCGGTCGGGTTGCTGCTGTCCTTCGCGGCCTATGCCGCGCTCGGCGGGCTCAGCGAGGAGCAGTTCCTGTCCTGGGGCTGGCGGCTGCCGTTCCTCGCGACCATCGTGCTGCTGGGAATCGGTATGTACGTGCGGCTTTCGATCGTCGAGAGCCCGGTGATGCTGGCGCAGCAGCGGTCCGCGGCGGGCAAGGGCGGGCCCGCTCCGCTGGTCGCCCTGCTTCGCAGGCGGCCGCTGCGGGTCCTGCTCGGGATCGGGGTGTACGCCGGGCCTTTCATGGCCTACGCGACGGCGACCTCGTTCCTGGTCACCTATGCCACGACGCGGTACGGCGTGCCGCGGCATCTGATGCTCAACGCCCTCATGATCGCCACGGCCGGCATGCTGGTGACGATCCCGCTGTTCGCCGCTCTGTCGGATCGGGTGGGTCGCAGGCCGGTGTACATCACGGCCACCCTGTTCACCGTCGTGCACGCCTTCACCGTCGTCCCCCTGGTGACGTCGGGATCGTTCCCGCTCGTCCTGGCCGCCTACGTGATCGGTCTGACGCTGCTCAACGCCGCGGTGCTCGGCCCGGTGGGTGCCCTGCTCGCGGAGTTGTTCCCGACCTCGTCGCGCTACACCGGCGTGTCCCTGGCCTACCAGTTCTCCGGGGTGATCGGCGGCGGGCTCGGACCGCTGCTCGCGGCCACCTTCGTCGCACCGGGTGGCCCGGGGATTCTCGCGGTGTCGGCGATGATCGCGGCGTTCTGCCTGGTGAGCGCCGGATGCGTGTGGGCGCTGGGGGAGACGCGGCGGGCGGACCTGTACGGAGTCGGCGACTGA
- a CDS encoding TetR/AcrR family transcriptional regulator yields the protein MAREAKSTGVRQGTRKRRPSERDHQALLESARRLFEEKGYDAAEVQSLVEAVANTTTASTARTDGRRVRDPEGARRALLESAVRLFEQNGYAATSVQSIVEGAELTKGAFYHHFESKEDLLRRVHDEFINYQLGRARHVLADTGQSTAQTLRRLIAEALLEPMSLYKSEITVFLQERRFLSGAVFSEIQQKRDEFEQYFVDVIERGMNEGVFRKLAPARLVAFGIIGMGAWTHVWLDLDGPVSPREIGNIYAEILLKGLIETDDVDAR from the coding sequence GTGGCCAGAGAAGCGAAGTCCACCGGTGTCAGGCAGGGTACGCGCAAGCGCAGGCCGTCGGAGCGCGATCATCAGGCGTTGCTCGAGAGCGCGCGGCGGCTGTTCGAGGAGAAGGGCTACGACGCCGCCGAGGTGCAGAGCCTCGTCGAGGCGGTAGCGAACACCACCACCGCGAGCACCGCGCGAACCGACGGACGCCGGGTTCGCGACCCCGAAGGCGCCCGCCGGGCGCTGCTCGAGAGCGCGGTGCGCTTGTTCGAGCAGAACGGCTACGCCGCGACGTCGGTGCAAAGCATCGTCGAGGGCGCCGAACTGACCAAAGGCGCCTTCTACCACCATTTCGAAAGCAAGGAAGATCTGCTGCGCCGGGTGCACGACGAGTTCATCAACTACCAGCTCGGCCGCGCCCGGCACGTCCTCGCCGACACCGGACAGTCCACCGCCCAGACCCTCCGGCGGTTGATCGCCGAGGCCCTGCTGGAACCGATGTCGCTCTACAAGTCGGAGATCACCGTTTTCCTGCAGGAGCGGCGATTCCTGTCGGGTGCGGTGTTCAGCGAGATCCAGCAGAAGCGCGACGAGTTCGAGCAGTACTTCGTCGACGTGATCGAGCGTGGCATGAACGAAGGTGTCTTCCGCAAGCTCGCCCCCGCCCGGCTGGTGGCCTTCGGCATCATCGGCATGGGCGCGTGGACTCACGTGTGGCTCGACCTGGACGGGCCGGTATCCCCGCGGGAAATCGGCAATATCTACGCGGAGATCCTGCTGAAAGGGCTGATCGAGACCGATGATGTCGATGCGCGATGA
- a CDS encoding LuxR C-terminal-related transcriptional regulator, whose amino-acid sequence MTVPDDGGAAAGELPVDLTRFIGRRRELAAARQSFERARLLTLTGPGGVGKTRLALQLARDVSRAFDEGVRIVALADLQDPALLGHTVNAAVGIRETSARWQLDTLVEYLGDRQMLIVLDNCEHLVEAAAELAAALLRSCPRLRVLATSRQALNIDGEAVVPVPPLSVPETDNGWQRSAAAAESEAVSLFVDRAASVVPGFTLNASTQPQVVELCRLLDGIPLAIELAAVRLRVLPLSELSARMGDRYRLLTQGSRTAPARHQTLRACIDWTFDLCSPAERLLWSRLSVFTGGFGLDAAEAVGAGGAIDRDEVLDLVAGLVDKSILTRVMEAREPRYQMLETIRQYGADRLDPEAQAELDGRHRRWYVALAERADADWPGPRQMEWLERLRWEHANLRAALNSSLTADPAAGMRLAYSIENYWLARGFLAEARQWLDRLASAGQEPTVERGRVLRLNAWLAILQGDHDVVPRLLEEAAGIASATGDPLLSAFVDQTGGLLALFRGDLAVAVERLEEAVERFAGLGHRTAEVHSMFEVGLALSLAGEGERAAAWHRRCYETTTRIGESWWRSFSLWAFGIEKLRQGDVVTAAQLERETLELKRQLDDQLGIAVCLEAMSWIVATEGDAERAARLLGAADAMLRKVGMALDSIPRLWAFHLQGEDTMRRRASESRFRSAYSAGASLSTDAAVTLALDGAAVQAVAAPSRRREETGPAQETLTRREQEISLLVARGLTNREIASTLVISVRTVEKHVDHIMSKLGLGNRTQIAAWVADTRDES is encoded by the coding sequence GTGACTGTTCCAGATGACGGCGGTGCGGCGGCGGGTGAGCTTCCGGTGGATCTCACTCGTTTCATCGGCCGCCGTCGCGAGCTGGCGGCCGCGCGGCAGTCCTTCGAGCGCGCCCGCCTGCTGACACTGACCGGCCCCGGCGGCGTCGGCAAGACGCGATTGGCGCTTCAGCTGGCCAGGGACGTGTCGCGGGCTTTCGACGAGGGGGTCCGGATAGTCGCCCTGGCCGACCTGCAGGACCCGGCGCTGCTCGGGCACACGGTCAACGCGGCGGTGGGAATCCGGGAAACCTCCGCGCGCTGGCAACTCGACACCCTCGTCGAATACCTCGGCGACCGCCAGATGCTGATCGTGCTCGACAACTGCGAGCACCTGGTCGAAGCCGCCGCGGAGCTGGCCGCCGCCCTGCTGCGCTCGTGTCCGCGACTGCGCGTCCTCGCCACCAGCAGGCAGGCACTCAACATCGACGGTGAGGCGGTGGTCCCGGTACCGCCGCTGTCGGTACCGGAAACCGACAACGGGTGGCAGCGCAGCGCCGCGGCAGCGGAGAGCGAGGCCGTGAGCCTGTTCGTCGATCGCGCGGCGAGCGTGGTTCCCGGGTTCACGCTGAACGCGAGCACCCAGCCGCAGGTGGTCGAGCTGTGCCGTCTGCTGGACGGGATCCCGCTGGCGATCGAGCTGGCCGCGGTCCGGCTGCGGGTCCTGCCGCTCTCCGAGCTGTCGGCGCGCATGGGTGACCGATACCGGCTGCTCACTCAGGGCAGCCGCACCGCCCCGGCCCGGCACCAGACTCTACGGGCCTGCATCGACTGGACTTTCGACCTCTGCTCACCCGCCGAGCGTCTGCTCTGGAGCCGGTTGTCGGTGTTCACCGGCGGATTCGGGCTCGATGCCGCCGAGGCCGTCGGGGCCGGTGGTGCGATCGACCGCGACGAAGTGCTCGACCTGGTCGCGGGGCTGGTGGACAAATCGATCCTGACCCGTGTGATGGAAGCCAGGGAACCGCGCTACCAGATGCTGGAGACGATTCGCCAGTACGGCGCGGACCGGCTCGACCCCGAGGCGCAGGCCGAACTCGACGGCCGTCACCGCCGCTGGTACGTCGCGCTCGCCGAGCGCGCCGACGCGGATTGGCCGGGGCCACGGCAGATGGAGTGGCTCGAACGCCTGCGCTGGGAGCACGCGAACCTGCGGGCTGCGCTGAACTCCAGCCTCACCGCGGACCCGGCTGCGGGCATGCGGCTGGCCTACTCGATCGAGAACTATTGGCTCGCACGGGGTTTCCTGGCCGAGGCCAGGCAGTGGCTGGACCGTCTCGCGTCCGCAGGACAGGAGCCGACGGTCGAGCGCGGGCGGGTCCTTCGGCTCAACGCCTGGCTGGCCATCCTGCAGGGCGACCACGATGTGGTCCCGCGGCTGCTCGAGGAGGCCGCCGGCATCGCGTCGGCGACGGGTGATCCGTTGCTGTCCGCATTCGTCGACCAGACCGGGGGGCTGCTCGCGCTGTTCCGCGGCGATCTGGCGGTGGCCGTCGAGCGGCTCGAGGAGGCGGTTGAGCGGTTCGCGGGGCTCGGGCACCGCACCGCCGAGGTTCATTCGATGTTCGAGGTCGGGCTCGCGCTCAGCCTGGCCGGTGAGGGCGAACGCGCGGCGGCCTGGCACCGCCGGTGTTACGAGACCACCACACGCATCGGCGAGTCGTGGTGGCGTTCGTTCTCGCTGTGGGCGTTCGGTATCGAGAAGCTGCGGCAGGGCGACGTGGTGACGGCGGCGCAGCTGGAGCGCGAAACCCTGGAACTCAAGCGGCAATTGGACGATCAGCTCGGGATCGCGGTGTGCCTGGAGGCGATGTCGTGGATCGTGGCCACCGAGGGTGACGCCGAACGAGCCGCCCGCCTGCTCGGCGCGGCGGACGCGATGTTGCGCAAAGTGGGGATGGCACTCGACAGCATTCCGCGGTTGTGGGCCTTCCATCTCCAAGGCGAGGATACGATGCGGCGCCGAGCCAGCGAAAGTCGTTTCCGCAGTGCGTATTCGGCGGGTGCGAGCCTGTCCACCGACGCCGCGGTCACGCTCGCGCTCGACGGCGCGGCGGTGCAGGCCGTGGCCGCGCCGTCGCGACGGCGCGAGGAGACAGGCCCGGCGCAGGAGACGCTGACGAGGCGGGAGCAGGAGATCAGCCTGTTGGTCGCCCGTGGCCTGACCAATCGCGAGATCGCCTCCACACTCGTGATCTCGGTGCGCACCGTGGAAAAACACGTCGACCACATCATGTCCAAGCTCGGTCTCGGCAACCGCACGCAGATCGCCGCCTGGGTGGCCGACACCCGCGACGAGAGCTGA
- a CDS encoding amidohydrolase family protein produces MPEHAFTDWHTHVYLPEHLGPVWTDRGTELVGRPGFGAADLGEHSRVMAASGVGRFLVLGLQVARIGMKVPNDYVGEYLDTNRDHAIGVGSVDPTQPDAAAELRRAVTEYGLHGVKLSPPYQGFHPHCEEAYAVYRAAADLGIFLMFHQASVFAPDGCNEYAYPTLLDKVAREFRDTNILVAHFGKPWMNETVELMMKNRNVFADVSTLPVKTWQLYNGLRLAVEGHVTDRLVFGSDFPSFDPREAADQFLAIADLEMPLPIPREVVEDILYNRPFDLILRK; encoded by the coding sequence ATGCCCGAGCACGCGTTCACCGACTGGCATACCCACGTCTATCTGCCCGAGCATCTGGGCCCGGTATGGACCGATCGCGGCACCGAGCTCGTCGGCCGACCCGGATTCGGCGCCGCCGATCTCGGCGAACACTCCAGGGTGATGGCCGCGTCCGGGGTCGGGCGATTTCTGGTTCTCGGCTTGCAGGTGGCCAGAATCGGCATGAAAGTCCCCAACGACTATGTCGGCGAATACCTCGACACCAACCGTGATCACGCGATCGGCGTGGGTAGCGTCGATCCCACTCAGCCCGATGCCGCGGCCGAATTGCGCCGCGCCGTCACCGAATACGGGCTGCACGGTGTCAAGCTGTCGCCCCCGTATCAAGGGTTCCACCCGCACTGCGAGGAGGCCTACGCGGTGTACCGCGCGGCCGCGGACCTCGGCATCTTCCTGATGTTCCACCAGGCAAGCGTGTTCGCGCCCGATGGCTGCAACGAATACGCGTACCCGACGCTGCTCGACAAGGTCGCCCGCGAATTCCGCGACACCAACATTCTCGTCGCTCACTTCGGCAAGCCGTGGATGAACGAGACGGTTGAGCTGATGATGAAGAACCGCAACGTCTTCGCCGATGTCTCGACCCTGCCGGTGAAGACCTGGCAGTTGTACAACGGGCTGCGCCTGGCCGTCGAAGGCCACGTCACCGACCGGCTCGTGTTCGGCTCGGACTTCCCGTCGTTCGATCCGCGCGAGGCCGCCGACCAGTTCCTGGCCATCGCGGACCTCGAGATGCCGCTGCCCATCCCGCGCGAAGTCGTCGAGGACATCCTCTACAACCGTCCGTTCGACCTGATCCTGCGCAAGTAG